The Nocardia sp. BMG51109 nucleotide sequence GCGGCGTCGGGATCCTCGCCCGGACCTTCGGGTATGCCGCCGACCACGTCCGCGCGGTCGAACTGGTCACCGCCGACGGCCGGCTGCGCCGCCTGGTCCCGGGCGATCCGCTGTTCGGCGCGGTGCTCGGCAGCGGCGGCAACCTCGGTGTCGTCACCGCGCTGGAACTGGAACTGCTCCCGATAGCGACCGTCTACGGCGGTCAACTGACCTTCGACACCCCGCTGGTCGAGCCGGCGCTGGAGGGGTGGCGGCTGTGGACCCAGGACCTGCCGGAGGAGCTGACCTCGGCGATCACCCTCATGACGATGCCCGACGTCCCCGCCATTCCGGAACCGATGCGCGGCCGCTATCTCGCCACGATCGCCGTCGCCTATGCCGGATCGGCGGAGGACGGCGAGCGCCTGGTGGCCCCGCTGCGCGAGATCGGCCCCCGGCTGCACGACGAGTTGCGGTCCATGCCGTACGCGCAAACCCATGGCATCCACCGGGATCCGGACTTCCCGCATGCCTATACGGCGAGCAACGCGCTGCTGTCGGAACTTCCCGCCGATGCGGCGCAGGCATTCCTGGACACGACCGGACCGGGCGCGACGGTGCCCGTGGTGGCCGGATTCCGGCATCTCGGCGGCGCGCTGCGCCGGCGTGGTCCGGCCGGTGTCGCGGTGGACCACCGCGAGGCCGAGTACGTCGCCCGGTTCATCACGATGCCCGAGGGCGACGGCACGGCGGTGCGCGACCGGCACGAGCTCATCGGAAAGGCCTTGTCCCCGTGGACGATCGGCCGCCACCTCAATTTCCTGTACGGGGCGGGGGACTGGGCCGGCGAGGAGCAGACCCGCACCGGATACGACCCCGGCACCTACGAGCGGCTGGCGGCGCTCAAGGCACAACACGATCCCGCCAACCTGTTCCGCCACAACCGCAACATCCACCCGGCCGCCTGATTCGCCTGATCTGCTCGGCTGCGTGAGCCGGCCGGCCGGACCGCTCCGGTGTCTTCGCGCCGTGCCGGGGGTTTCGGGGGCGGTGCTCGATCTGGACCGCGGCTCCGTTGTCTACTATCGTCGTGATATCACTTCGATATTGGGAGGATGTCATGGAGCTTCGCCGGGCCTTCCGGGTGAACGGATTTCTCGCGCTGCTGGTGCTGGTCGTCGTCGGCGGTGCCGCGCTGGCCGGCGGGATCGTCGCAACGAAATCCCTGTCCGACGGCGGCGGCGCCGGGGCAGCGGCGGGGGCGGTGATCGGGTACGTGATCGCGGCGGCGGCGCTGGTGCTGCTGACGGGGCTGACCACCGTCGGCCCGAACGAGGCCAAGGTGGTGCAGTTCTTCGGCCGCTACATCGGCACGGTGAGCGAGCCGGGCTTCTTCTGCCTGGTCCCGCTGACCGACCGGCGTCGAATCTCCTTGCGGGTGCGCAACTTCGAGACGCAGACGCTGAAGGTCAACGACTTCGACGGCAATCCGATCCAGATCGCCGCGGTGGTCGTCTACCGCGTGGTGGACAGCTTCAAGTCGGCGTTCGCGGTCGACGACTACGAGGAGTACGTGCAGACCCAGTCCGAGGCCGCGGTCCGGCATCTGGCCACCGTG carries:
- a CDS encoding SPFH domain-containing protein, with the protein product MELRRAFRVNGFLALLVLVVVGGAALAGGIVATKSLSDGGGAGAAAGAVIGYVIAAAALVLLTGLTTVGPNEAKVVQFFGRYIGTVSEPGFFCLVPLTDRRRISLRVRNFETQTLKVNDFDGNPIQIAAVVVYRVVDSFKSAFAVDDYEEYVQTQSEAAVRHLATVHPYDAAPDTAPAGRAASGPDAPGDAPARTSLRNGAEVAEELTAELSERTALAGVDVLEARITHLAYAPEIAQAMLVRQQAAQVVAARSRIVEGAVGMVGMALDRLTAEGMVELDEERRASMVSNLLVVLCGDRSAQPVVNTGTLYS
- a CDS encoding FAD-binding oxidoreductase, which produces MTNTSSALPTFTGPVFRPGTAGYDDEVAGFQTAYTHRPDLVVGAAHAEDVRAAVEYAARHDLPVAVHSTGHGLSVAADGGVLISTRRMTDLGVDPGTRTARVGAGIRAGALIDAAVPHGLAPLNGSSLSVGVAGYHLGGGVGILARTFGYAADHVRAVELVTADGRLRRLVPGDPLFGAVLGSGGNLGVVTALELELLPIATVYGGQLTFDTPLVEPALEGWRLWTQDLPEELTSAITLMTMPDVPAIPEPMRGRYLATIAVAYAGSAEDGERLVAPLREIGPRLHDELRSMPYAQTHGIHRDPDFPHAYTASNALLSELPADAAQAFLDTTGPGATVPVVAGFRHLGGALRRRGPAGVAVDHREAEYVARFITMPEGDGTAVRDRHELIGKALSPWTIGRHLNFLYGAGDWAGEEQTRTGYDPGTYERLAALKAQHDPANLFRHNRNIHPAA